The Desulfovibrio psychrotolerans genome includes the window GCGCCCTGTCACAGGGGCAGGCTGCGCGCGAATCGCTGCTTTCCATCATTCTTTTTCCGCTGCTCATTCCGGTGCTGCTGGCGGGCATACGTATAGGTGCGGCAGCCTTTTCAGGCGACATCCCGGAAGGCACAGCCAACTGGCTGGGGCTTGCCGGTGCCTTTGACGCCCTGTTCGCAGGCACGGGCCTGCTGCTTTTCGGCTTTGTCTACAGCGGGGAAGAATGATACACCACACACCGTCTGCCCCGGGCAGACAACAGCCTTCTTCTGAGAACCGCAAACCCCTTGCGAGGACGCGATGCGCGACAACTGGATAGCTCCCGTATCGCTGGCGGCGGGCCTGAGCTTTGCCGTATGCCAGTATTTCATCTTCGTCTACGCGCCTGTGGAGCAGACCATGGGCATTGTGCAGAAGATTTTCTATTTCCACCTGCCGCTGGCGTGGTGGGCACTGATCAGCTTTGCCGTGGTATTTGTGGCTTCCATCATGTACCTGCGCAAGCGCGACTGGTTCTGGGACAACCTTGCCGGAGCCGCAGCGGAATTGGGCGTGCTTTTCAGCGGCCTTGCCCTTGCCACGGGCATGGTCTGGGGCAAGCACAGCTGGGGCGTCTGGTGGACATGGGACCCGCGCCTCACCACAACCCTGATCATGTGGTTTGTCTACGCGGGATACCTTATCCTGCGATCCATGGCCCTTTCACGCGAACGCAGGGCTGTGGTCTGCGCCGTGCTGGGCATTGCAGCCTTTGTCGATGTGCCTCTGGTATTCCTTTCCGCGCGGCTGTGGCGTTCCATCCACCCCGCCGTGTTTGCCTCCAAAGAGGGCGGTCTGGAACCGGAGATGAAACTCACCGTCATCCTGTGCGTTCTTTCCTTCGGCCTGATATGGCTGGCCATGTGCGCCGTGCGCACCCGGCAGGCCGCCCTCACGGACAGGCTGGACACCATTGCGGCACACGGAGAAGCATAATTTACGCCGGGCATCATACAGGAGAATCGTATGGAAAGTTCCTCATGGCTCCTCATGGCCAATATCGCCATATGGCTTGGCATAGGCAGCTATCTGTGCCTTCTGGCACACACCCAGAAACAGTTGGACAGACGCATCCGCCAAATGGAATTGCTCAACACGGAGTCGCAGCGTGAAGAATAACAGTACCGCCCACAGTGTACATGGCGGCAAGATGATCGTACTCGCCCTTCTGGGCGTAAGCCTGCTGGCGATTCTGGTCACCTCGTTCGTCTACCGCACCATGCACCCGCACATTACCGAGGTCGTCCGCGAACAGCCCCCGGCGCAGATGCCGCAAAACGGTGCTCAGCAGGGAGCATCCACCGAAGAACTGGCGCATCTTATGGCCCTGATGCAGGAAGACCCCAACAACCCGGACGTGCTCAAGCAAATATCGGACCTGTTCATCCGCACCAAGGACTGGGAACGGGCACTCTTTTTCCTGCAGAAGGCTATGGTCGCCACCCCTTCCGACCCGCAGATACTGTATATGCACGGGATAGTGCTGTTTAATCAGGATAAGCCCGAAGAAGCTGCGGCAGCCTTTGAGTCCCTTCTGGCCATAGAAGACGATGCCTCGGCCCGGTACAACCTTGGCATCATCT containing:
- a CDS encoding cytochrome c biogenesis protein translates to MRDNWIAPVSLAAGLSFAVCQYFIFVYAPVEQTMGIVQKIFYFHLPLAWWALISFAVVFVASIMYLRKRDWFWDNLAGAAAELGVLFSGLALATGMVWGKHSWGVWWTWDPRLTTTLIMWFVYAGYLILRSMALSRERRAVVCAVLGIAAFVDVPLVFLSARLWRSIHPAVFASKEGGLEPEMKLTVILCVLSFGLIWLAMCAVRTRQAALTDRLDTIAAHGEA
- a CDS encoding CcmD family protein; its protein translation is MESSSWLLMANIAIWLGIGSYLCLLAHTQKQLDRRIRQMELLNTESQREE
- a CDS encoding tetratricopeptide repeat protein codes for the protein MKNNSTAHSVHGGKMIVLALLGVSLLAILVTSFVYRTMHPHITEVVREQPPAQMPQNGAQQGASTEELAHLMALMQEDPNNPDVLKQISDLFIRTKDWERALFFLQKAMVATPSDPQILYMHGIVLFNQDKPEEAAAAFESLLAIEDDASARYNLGIIYKHFLKQPEKAQEHFSALLANDNAEPELKQRAQQELETEHK